The Trichoderma asperellum chromosome 6, complete sequence region CGCTGGCAAAGCTCCTAAGCCTACCATCCACCGCCACCCAGTTTCTTTCGACGCATACGTGGATAACGCCCAGCCGATGATGTAAGCCGCCATCTGCCCGAGAGTGATGAAGAGCACATTGATAGTCACCAAACGACCTCGATACGACGATGGTGCAATCTCGGCAATGTACAATGGCACTACAAAACTTGCAGCACCCACCGCCGCGCCGATGATGCAGCGACCGGCCACCATGGCTGGCACAGTAGAGCTAACAGCCTGCAGAACCGCCCCGAGGATGAACAGCACGTCGGCGTATAGAATGACCCGTTTTCGGCCTAGCCGGTCGGCAATAAGAGACGAGAATGGCGAGACGAGAAGCGCGAAAAGGGAAGTAGAAGATGTAATGATTGATTTGTCCATCGAAGTGAGGTCTCGGTCCGATAGCGCCTTTCCGATCGAAACGAGGGTGGCAGATATAACACCGGTATCATCTAGAGCCCCGGCTGGTAAGCGTCTTCTCTGTAAACACCAGTCCTGAGGTGATTAGAAATGCGTACATCCAAATAATAGCCCGCTAATTCCAGCAGCAAATGTTAAGATCAGAACAAACACTCCAGGTCGCCCGCTCGTCGCCTTTCCCGCGGCAGCTCTCGGCCCAGGCACGTCGTCGACAGTATCGTACGGCGCATCCTCATCGTGGCGGTTGCTCGAGATGAGCGGCGCTTGTGAGCTATCCATTGCGATAGAAAGCCCGGGCGCCTAGTGTCGGGATTTCATCAAGCTCATTGGCGGGGGATTTTCCGCAAGGGGGAGTGAGGatgaagttgttgttgttttggGGAGCAAGTGAGATTCGAAGTTCCGAAACTGGCGGCGTGACCCTGGCACTAAGAACCGGTGACGTTTCCCGTCCCGCCCCCAGACCGAAACTTGAGATCAGATAAGATATGccctacatacatacatagatATGTGTGTACTACATATATACTAGGTATGTACATACAAATGTATGCACTGCAACCCAACTTCGGCATTGAATTTAtcattattttattttattttaccttCATATTTCTTAATGTCTTCTCTTACGTTCTTGTAGTTGGAAATAATGCGACCGATTAATGACTTACACAACCGCATACAGCTGCAGCACTACAGTCTTCATCATGGCATACCACTTGTTCAATCTCACTCCGGCTTCTTCGCCAATGCCACAATGCTAAAGTTCAGGTTCCCATCGCTGGCCTTCAAAAACTTGCGCACAGCCAAATCCAGCGCCCCGTCACTAAGCACATCATCACCTTCGATCATTAGTCCGCGATCCAGAGGGCCATCGGTGGCTCCCTCCAGCTCCCACAGATGGCCGTCTTTTCCCTTGACAAAGGATATAAAATGGTTAAAATTGTCTTCATTGGCACCAGGTGGTTGGGAGTTTCCAGTTCTAGCAGCCTTCATGtgctttttttccaattcttCGTTATTGTATAATGCAGCGGCTCTTTCGACGGGCTTCAGCGGCGTGGCCTGGTTCAACAAACCATCCAGGAAAGAGTTTTTTATAACAAACTTTCTTGCCTCTCCATTAGCAACCGAATGTAGCAACGCCATGAGGCCGCATGAATGTCCAATTGTCTGTTGCCACCAAATGACGGGCTCTTGGTCACCGCTCTTATCGTAGGTCAGTTGAGGCGGACCCACGGCAGTTCCGTCTTGGTTGCGAACTGCATAATACATGGGCTCTGGGGTGATGAATATGAGCGCCAAGACAGGACGCGGCACCAGCGAAAGGAGATCCGCATCATCGAGACTGTAGACATCGTAGAATCCGAGATCTGGAGAGACTCCGAGGTCGTGCACGAGCGATGTGAAGACTTCGGGATTGTTTTCCAGCGGGATAAAGGTTTTTTGTCCGGATGGACGTATGTATACGCCTTCGGTTGGCATAGTGGACAAATTCAATTTCCTAGCTGTCGTTGTTAACGgaggtgatgatgctgaatTTGGAGTTTAcaaagttgaagatgaagtaGTCCTTCCGTCTAAGTCGGAATGAGTGCACGCTTGGGCGCGGGGTTGTAGTAGTGACGCAGTAGGTACGCGGCACTCCGTTGCCTGGCTATACCATTCCAGGGTTTTATTTATGCAACAGAAACACCAAAGCTCAACAATAGGGTAGGTAGCGAGTAATATGTATAGGAACTATGTAATTAGGTATTCAATGGGCAGTTTCTGATGACGCTAATCATGCGATAAAACAAGAGGATTCAAGCGCTACTGCTCCCAACAAGTAAGGTCAAACGCAACACCAAAGCAGCGACATAACGCAGAGGACAAAGAAATGAATAATCTTAGCTATAACATAGCTGAGACGACAAATATTACACGCTGCTGCTTATGAATTATGCCTTGTTCAGAGCATCTGCCTGAGCCTGTGCCTTGGCCACAGCGGCATCCATCGCCTTCATCTGCTCTGCATCCAACCCCATCGCCTTAGCCTCCTTGATCCGTTGCTGAATCATTCTATCCATGAGAGTCTTGGGCACGCCGGGGGTGAACATCAAGCCTTGGCAGCGATCCCAGGCTAGCTGCTGAATCTTTTCGACGCGAGCTATCATTTCTGACTCGAATGCAACGATCTGCTCGTCTAGCTCTTCGCTGCTCTGAGCTTTGAGAATCACACGAGCGAGAAGCATGGCGTCTTCAAGAGCTTGGTTGACACCTTCACCGGCATGAGGAGTCATCAGATGCGCTGCATCGCCAATAAGAGTGACGCCAGCCTTGTGCTGCCATTTTTGTCCGACGGGAAGTCGCCAGAGCGATCTGGTGCTTGTCTCCCCCTGAGCGGCATCGAGGGCCCTATGAAACTCGGGGCCCCAATGttcaatctccttggcgaCTGCTTTCTTCACCTCGGCCAAGTCTTGGGAGTCGTAGCCGCACTTTTCAGGCTTCATCCAATCCGCATCCTCGCGCACAAAGCCGAAGCCCGCATTGATGCTACCATCGCCCATCTGCTGAAGAGTGAACCGCTGGCCATCGGCACTGGCAAACACGCTTCCGCGGTTGACGATTTTGTAAACCTCTGGGGCGGTTTTCTCAGCATCGGGGATGCTGAAATGATGCATTGCGACTCTCGTGTACTCCGGCTTCAGCTCAGGAGCAATGGATAGGCGGACCTTGCTGAACGCACCATCGGCACCAACAATAAGATCGAAGCTAGCGGTTGTTCCATTGGTAAATATCAAGGTGCTGCCTTCGATCTTTTGCAGGCGATGGCCCCATTTGACGGTGCCTTCAGGGAGAGAGTCGAGCAGGATTTCTCTGAGCTTCACGCGGTCGATTTCCGGGCGTTCTCCAAACGCAACGTTGGACTCGGCATCAAGACCCCGGACGACGTAGTAGTGCAAATCCTTGTCTGTAATGGCCATATATTGCCCATCATAGCGAGCATGCGACAGGAACTCGTCCCACAAGCCGGCTTCTTTGACGGCTGCTAGACCCGAGGTAGTGTGCAAATCCAGAGTGCCGCCTTGAGACCGGACACTGGCGGAATCCTCTCCTTCGAATACGGTGGCTTCGATGcctccaagatgaagaagtcGGGCGAGCGCGCAGCCTGGGTTGATTGTTAGCCATCGGTTTGAGATGATTCGTATCGGACCTACTTACCAGCTGGGCCTGCTCCAATGATGGCAATTCGTAAGTTCTGCATATTCGACTGCTTGTGTCTTTAAGTAGTGTGGTTGTCTGGTGTGGAGTAAGATGGCAGTTGTGCAGTGTATTTAGTGTTGAGAATGTTAGCGATGTACAGATGTAGGCGGGAAAGCGAACACCGTAGAATTGaattgatatttttttctgATCTATCCAGAATCAAAATGGCCCATTCGCATTCCTTTTGTATTCCTCTGAGACAACTCCTGGTCCTGTGCTGAATTCGCCTACGGTCCGTTTTGACTTTGCCCGTGT contains the following coding sequences:
- a CDS encoding uncharacterized protein (MEROPS:MER0000836); amino-acid sequence: MPTEGVYIRPSGQKTFIPLENNPEVFTSLVHDLGVSPDLGFYDVYSLDDADLLSLVPRPVLALIFITPEPMYYAVRNQDGTAVGPPQLTYDKSGDQEPVIWWQQTIGHSCGLMALLHSVANGEARKFVIKNSFLDGLLNQATPLKPVERAAALYNNEELEKKHMKAARTGNSQPPGANEDNFNHFISFVKGKDGHLWELEGATDGPLDRGLMIEGDDVLSDGALDLAVRKFLKASDGNLNFSIVALAKKPE
- a CDS encoding uncharacterized protein (EggNog:ENOG41), with the protein product MQNLRIAIIGAGPAGCALARLLHLGGIEATVFEGEDSASVRSQGGTLDLHTTSGLAAVKEAGLWDEFLSHARYDGQYMAITDKDLHYYVVRGLDAESNVAFGERPEIDRVKLREILLDSLPEGTVKWGHRLQKIEGSTLIFTNGTTASFDLIVGADGAFSKVRLSIAPELKPEYTRVAMHHFSIPDAEKTAPEVYKIVNRGSVFASADGQRFTLQQMGDGSINAGFGFVREDADWMKPEKCGYDSQDLAEVKKAVAKEIEHWGPEFHRALDAAQGETSTRSLWRLPVGQKWQHKAGVTLIGDAAHLMTPHAGEGVNQALEDAMLLARVILKAQSSEELDEQIVAFESEMIARVEKIQQLAWDRCQGLMFTPGVPKTLMDRMIQQRIKEAKAMGLDAEQMKAMDAAVAKAQAQADALNKA